A section of the Dermacoccus nishinomiyaensis genome encodes:
- a CDS encoding MFS transporter produces the protein MPTSTPTTSFTAAQSRALIRSVFGIFLVNGLMIGAWGGSLPGLRERLHTDASGIGLVLLLAGGSAIVAMQVSGRVSDRFTPRLPSLVGGVGLAIGLLVVAFAPNYPTLVVGGVMIGACNGVMDVAMNALGVDAERASGTAIMSRFHAFFSLGGFLGALLVMGSAKLQGGDGADPRWALVAAAIFAGAGLTALFALTPQAPHVEDSTDDAAPISPRSGDAPPRPGIPPQAWLLGVMALFFGFTEGTAIDWASIHVTDVAHVDPGVGAAGLVCVSATMVVIRLLGDSLVARFGRAAVVRFGAPVAVAGFGVVITTSSLPLILVGWLLVGLGVGMIAPQIYAIAGHIGGGRVLAIVTAFGYTAFLAGPGIIGFLSNHFGIQRAMILPFVAGLLLTGLTFTAALRDPQES, from the coding sequence ATGCCCACCTCGACTCCCACGACGTCGTTCACCGCAGCGCAGAGCCGCGCCCTCATCCGCTCGGTGTTCGGCATCTTCCTCGTCAACGGCCTGATGATCGGGGCCTGGGGCGGTTCGCTGCCCGGCCTCCGTGAACGCCTGCACACCGACGCGTCGGGGATCGGGCTCGTCCTCCTGCTGGCCGGGGGCTCCGCGATCGTGGCCATGCAGGTGAGCGGCCGCGTTTCCGACCGGTTCACACCGCGCCTGCCGTCACTCGTCGGCGGAGTCGGCCTCGCCATCGGGTTGCTGGTGGTCGCGTTCGCCCCGAACTACCCCACCCTCGTGGTCGGCGGCGTGATGATCGGCGCGTGCAACGGTGTCATGGACGTCGCGATGAATGCCCTCGGCGTCGACGCCGAGCGGGCCTCCGGTACGGCGATCATGAGCCGGTTCCATGCGTTCTTCTCGCTCGGAGGTTTCCTCGGCGCCCTGCTCGTCATGGGCTCGGCGAAACTGCAGGGCGGCGACGGGGCTGATCCGAGGTGGGCCCTCGTCGCGGCAGCGATCTTTGCCGGGGCGGGGCTCACCGCACTGTTCGCTCTGACGCCGCAGGCACCGCATGTCGAGGACAGCACGGACGACGCCGCGCCGATCAGCCCCAGGAGCGGCGACGCACCGCCGCGACCCGGCATCCCGCCGCAGGCGTGGCTGCTCGGCGTCATGGCCTTGTTCTTCGGGTTCACGGAGGGCACCGCGATCGACTGGGCCTCGATCCACGTCACGGACGTCGCGCACGTCGACCCGGGGGTCGGCGCGGCCGGTCTCGTCTGCGTGTCCGCGACGATGGTCGTCATCCGGCTGCTCGGCGACTCACTCGTGGCACGATTCGGGCGCGCCGCCGTCGTGCGCTTCGGCGCGCCCGTCGCGGTGGCCGGGTTCGGCGTCGTCATCACCACGTCGTCGCTGCCGCTCATCCTCGTCGGCTGGCTGCTCGTCGGGTTGGGTGTCGGCATGATCGCCCCGCAGATCTACGCCATCGCCGGCCACATCGGCGGCGGCCGCGTGCTCGCCATCGTCACCGCTTTCGGCTATACCGCGTTTCTCGCCGGGCCCGGCATCATCGGCTTCCTCAGCAACCACTTCGGCATCCAGCGCGCGATGATCCTGCCGTTTGTCGCGGGCCTGCTGTTGACGGGGCTGACGTTCACCGCGGCGTTGCGCGACCCACAGGAGAGCTGA
- a CDS encoding MFS transporter has product MTVRPTPLSAPASRTERLDRLPFTARHRSMLVGSGVGWALDAMDVGLISFLMVAVKKEWGLTTGDLSVLASIGFVGMAIGAGVGGALADRIGRRTVFAGTLVVYGLATGLSALAPSFLVLCALRFVVGLGLGAELPVASTLVSEFAPKRLRGRMVVALESFWALGWLLAAVIGFTIVPHDNGWRWAMALGLVPALYAIHVRRGLPESVRFLEKVGRDDDAERIVRSFEAAAGPAQRSDGAHLDDAADTHAGAQGTAVDVETTRTSEPASPFSAPYRTRTAALWATWFGVNFAYYGAFLWIPTFLVANGFPVAKSFGFTLVITIAQLPGYAVAAVCVEKIGRRPTLALFLAGSTVSALLFGQATSETTIMAAGCALSFFNLGAWGALYAITPEIYPTLMRAGGAGGATAFGRIASIVAPLVVPWVFTHHGEGWTFGVIAAAFAVATLAALALPERRGQALD; this is encoded by the coding sequence ATGACGGTCCGTCCCACCCCACTCTCGGCTCCCGCGAGTCGAACCGAGCGGCTCGATCGGTTGCCGTTCACGGCGCGTCATCGCTCGATGCTCGTCGGTTCGGGCGTCGGCTGGGCGCTCGACGCGATGGACGTCGGGCTCATCAGCTTTCTCATGGTGGCGGTCAAGAAGGAGTGGGGGCTGACGACCGGCGACCTGTCGGTGCTCGCCTCGATCGGCTTCGTCGGCATGGCGATCGGCGCCGGTGTCGGCGGCGCCCTGGCCGACCGCATCGGGCGCCGCACCGTGTTCGCGGGCACACTCGTCGTCTACGGCCTCGCGACGGGTCTGTCGGCGCTCGCACCGAGCTTCCTCGTCCTGTGCGCCCTGCGCTTCGTCGTCGGGCTCGGCCTCGGCGCGGAACTCCCGGTGGCCTCGACCCTGGTGAGCGAATTCGCCCCGAAGCGCCTGCGTGGACGGATGGTCGTCGCCCTCGAGTCGTTCTGGGCGCTCGGGTGGCTGCTCGCGGCCGTCATCGGATTCACGATCGTGCCGCACGACAACGGGTGGCGCTGGGCGATGGCGCTCGGGCTCGTGCCCGCTCTCTACGCAATTCACGTGCGCCGCGGGTTGCCCGAGTCGGTGCGCTTCCTCGAGAAGGTCGGCCGCGACGACGACGCCGAACGCATCGTGCGCTCGTTCGAGGCCGCGGCGGGTCCGGCGCAGCGCAGCGACGGCGCGCACCTCGACGACGCTGCCGACACCCACGCGGGCGCGCAGGGAACCGCCGTCGACGTCGAGACGACCAGAACGTCAGAGCCGGCGAGCCCGTTCTCGGCGCCGTATCGAACGCGGACTGCCGCTCTGTGGGCGACGTGGTTCGGCGTCAACTTCGCCTATTACGGGGCCTTCTTGTGGATCCCGACATTCCTCGTCGCGAACGGCTTTCCGGTGGCGAAGTCGTTCGGTTTCACCCTCGTCATCACGATCGCACAGTTGCCCGGATACGCGGTGGCTGCGGTGTGCGTGGAGAAGATCGGACGCCGACCGACGCTCGCGCTCTTCCTCGCAGGTTCGACGGTGTCGGCGCTGCTGTTCGGTCAGGCCACGTCGGAGACGACGATCATGGCCGCCGGGTGCGCGCTCAGCTTCTTCAACCTCGGCGCGTGGGGTGCGCTGTACGCCATCACGCCCGAGATCTACCCGACGCTCATGCGCGCGGGCGGCGCCGGCGGCGCGACGGCGTTCGGGCGCATCGCCTCGATCGTGGCGCCGCTCGTCGTGCCTTGGGTGTTCACCCATCACGGCGAGGGCTGGACGTTCGGTGTCATCGCCGCAGCCTTCGCGGTCGCGACGCTCGCCGCGCTCGCGCTGCCCGAACGTCGGGGGCAGGCGCTCGACTGA
- a CDS encoding AlbA family DNA-binding domain-containing protein, with protein MPVAFDTTIPIATPQRREDLIDAIITAADKHGETHWLEWKSECDLGAKAGMFELAKEILALANRDVSTAQADCGGFGYLVVGASESGLHGAPAFSATEIQQKLATFLGTGLEAPAWTAHHVAMGEKTVLVIEVAPPADGDPLRVLQRDFGKARAGTVYVRHGEIASPATPDQIRMLQARFLAGRFDDLVTERLALACATLNAELECRPKAGPWHPTARIRPRTYAGEWPEEILVMTAPQGSFERAVPDAHLLSPLQAAGMIIVFPEGADLLHASQETQAFLQDQGIRLADNHMGPRKPIALCGAGFAHLHQSVQWLLIAASQNGQLPMSIGFHCLQLSGPNDQS; from the coding sequence ATGCCGGTCGCGTTCGACACCACTATCCCGATCGCGACGCCGCAGCGCCGTGAAGATCTCATCGACGCCATCATCACCGCCGCGGACAAGCATGGAGAGACTCACTGGCTCGAGTGGAAGAGCGAATGCGACCTGGGTGCCAAAGCTGGCATGTTCGAGTTGGCCAAAGAGATACTCGCTCTGGCCAACCGCGACGTCTCAACGGCACAAGCTGACTGCGGGGGGTTCGGCTACCTTGTCGTCGGGGCGAGCGAGTCCGGCCTTCACGGCGCACCCGCCTTCAGCGCCACCGAGATACAGCAAAAACTGGCGACCTTCTTAGGAACTGGCCTTGAAGCGCCCGCCTGGACAGCGCACCACGTAGCCATGGGGGAAAAGACAGTCCTCGTGATCGAAGTAGCTCCTCCCGCTGACGGCGATCCGCTACGTGTCCTCCAACGCGACTTCGGAAAAGCACGGGCCGGCACGGTCTATGTGCGACACGGTGAGATCGCCTCACCAGCAACTCCGGATCAAATCAGGATGCTTCAGGCGCGCTTCCTCGCAGGCCGATTCGACGACCTCGTCACCGAGCGGCTCGCCCTAGCCTGTGCAACACTCAATGCAGAGTTGGAGTGCCGCCCCAAGGCTGGGCCATGGCACCCCACGGCACGCATCCGACCCCGCACCTACGCGGGCGAGTGGCCCGAAGAAATCCTTGTCATGACCGCACCACAAGGCTCCTTCGAACGCGCGGTACCTGATGCCCACCTACTCAGTCCCCTGCAAGCCGCAGGCATGATCATCGTCTTCCCTGAAGGCGCCGACCTTCTCCATGCCAGTCAAGAAACCCAAGCTTTCCTGCAGGATCAGGGCATTCGTCTTGCCGACAACCACATGGGCCCACGCAAGCCGATCGCGCTGTGCGGCGCTGGCTTCGCACATCTGCACCAGAGCGTGCAGTGGCTCCTCATCGCAGCGTCGCAAAACGGTCAGCTACCTATGTCGATCGGCTTCCACTGCTTACAGCTTTCTGGCCCGAACGACCAGTCCTAG
- a CDS encoding recombinase family protein, with amino-acid sequence MRGQIVGYARVSSTSQNLARQLEALGAVDELFTDHQSGKNRADRAGLADALRYVRRGDTLRVASMDRLARSLIDLEQIVSDLTARKVSVEFVKERLTFSPDAAAEPFATFQRQLIGAVAELERSLIRERQREGIDLAKARGVYKGRARRLSDEQIAHVRQAAAAGANKAELATDLGVSRRLIYDVIAGNGAYASPSQPGRCGGDELTSAGGDG; translated from the coding sequence ATGCGGGGACAAATTGTGGGGTACGCGCGCGTCTCGTCGACATCACAGAATCTAGCCAGACAACTAGAAGCACTCGGGGCGGTCGACGAGCTGTTCACCGATCACCAATCCGGCAAGAACCGAGCCGATCGCGCCGGCCTGGCGGACGCGCTGCGCTACGTGCGCCGAGGTGACACGCTGCGCGTCGCATCGATGGACCGGCTCGCGCGATCACTGATCGACCTCGAGCAGATCGTCTCCGACCTCACCGCGCGCAAAGTGAGTGTCGAGTTCGTCAAGGAACGCCTCACCTTCTCACCCGACGCCGCGGCCGAGCCGTTCGCGACGTTCCAACGCCAACTCATCGGCGCCGTCGCCGAACTCGAGCGTTCCCTCATCCGCGAACGCCAACGCGAAGGAATCGACCTGGCCAAAGCACGCGGCGTGTACAAGGGTCGCGCCCGCCGCCTCAGCGACGAACAGATCGCCCATGTGCGCCAGGCAGCAGCCGCCGGCGCGAACAAGGCTGAGCTCGCGACCGACCTTGGGGTCTCGCGCCGCCTCATCTACGACGTCATCGCCGGCAACGGCGCCTATGCATCACCATCCCAGCCTGGACGCTGCGGTGGCGATGAGCTGACATCGGCGGGCGGTGACGGCTGA
- a CDS encoding NAD(P)-binding domain-containing protein, protein MTLLLTDGDLDSVAPGDAVAWMLEALQLRASGALSSPPRVHASLVSGKIVMTAGQTATHYGYRVYDTLPTTAGQQIVAVHDASSGDIAAVHVGNKLGAMRTGALGGVAASLLGPQGPAHLAIIGAGHQAWAQLWAISGATDIAHVAITSRSEDSRKQLAAQAQELGIDARPVSSVREATEGADIVVLATNSSTPVLDATWLKDDVLVTTLGPKQVGRAEFDLALLDGATVVTTDSPDQLRAYDPPALVADAGLSAGVVDLATLAAADRGQTESSVRTGRRVYLSVGLAGTEVHMLARIYEQRSSA, encoded by the coding sequence ATGACCCTTCTCCTGACTGATGGCGACCTCGACAGCGTTGCCCCAGGCGATGCGGTGGCCTGGATGCTGGAAGCTCTGCAGCTGCGGGCTAGCGGTGCGCTTTCGAGCCCGCCTCGGGTTCATGCGTCCCTGGTGTCCGGCAAGATCGTCATGACCGCCGGGCAAACCGCGACCCATTACGGCTATCGCGTCTACGACACGCTGCCCACGACCGCCGGGCAGCAAATCGTTGCCGTGCACGACGCGTCCTCTGGGGACATCGCGGCGGTCCACGTCGGCAACAAGCTCGGTGCCATGCGCACTGGAGCGCTAGGGGGAGTTGCCGCTTCTCTCCTTGGACCGCAGGGCCCAGCGCATCTAGCCATCATCGGAGCCGGTCACCAAGCATGGGCGCAGCTGTGGGCAATCTCGGGGGCTACTGACATCGCGCACGTTGCTATCACGAGTCGTTCAGAGGACTCCCGCAAACAGTTGGCGGCGCAGGCCCAGGAGTTGGGTATCGATGCGCGACCGGTCAGCTCGGTGCGCGAAGCGACCGAAGGTGCCGACATCGTGGTGCTGGCTACGAATTCTTCCACCCCGGTCCTCGACGCGACATGGCTCAAGGATGACGTGCTTGTCACGACACTTGGACCCAAACAGGTTGGGCGCGCTGAGTTTGATCTTGCCCTGCTGGACGGTGCCACGGTCGTCACCACGGACTCACCGGACCAACTGCGCGCTTACGACCCGCCGGCACTCGTAGCGGATGCCGGCCTAAGTGCTGGCGTAGTGGACTTGGCCACCCTGGCAGCGGCAGATCGAGGGCAAACGGAAAGCTCGGTGCGCACTGGTCGACGCGTCTATCTCTCGGTTGGACTGGCAGGCACAGAAGTGCACATGCTCGCGCGCATCTACGAGCAAAGAAGCAGTGCATAA
- a CDS encoding cytidine deaminase, producing MDPPVQPPPAPLSHRQSRAHHPVGQPGWSSQLDATAQACRVLIEDRFPEGGHDGAAAMLLADGTIVTGTAPSAVNPSVEVCHEIEPYAAAYRLNQGIKASICLHRHEDGRFLVLSPCGVCRERLAVHGPDVLVAVADREDATRIIWKSLRDVLPDYWMTAFPEELSDRW from the coding sequence ATGGATCCACCAGTACAACCACCACCGGCCCCACTCAGCCATCGGCAGAGTCGCGCCCATCACCCGGTTGGACAACCTGGCTGGTCATCACAACTAGACGCCACGGCGCAGGCGTGCCGCGTGCTGATCGAAGACCGCTTCCCTGAAGGGGGGCACGATGGTGCCGCAGCCATGCTCCTGGCCGACGGCACGATCGTCACAGGTACAGCGCCAAGCGCGGTCAACCCCTCAGTCGAGGTGTGCCACGAAATCGAACCTTACGCGGCGGCATACCGGCTTAATCAGGGAATCAAAGCGTCCATCTGCTTGCACCGACATGAAGATGGACGATTCCTCGTCCTGAGCCCCTGCGGAGTCTGCCGAGAGCGACTCGCCGTTCACGGCCCAGACGTCCTCGTTGCTGTCGCTGACCGTGAGGACGCAACACGGATCATATGGAAGTCACTGCGTGACGTCCTGCCCGACTATTGGATGACGGCCTTCCCCGAAGAACTCTCCGACCGCTGGTAA
- a CDS encoding IS481 family transposase: protein MAHATHSNAALTVRARLRLARLIIDDEWPIARAAERYDVSWKTAAKWARRYEAEGADGLLDRSSRPHHQPNKTPPHVVRKIVKTRLRQRLGPIEIGAKLGLPASTVHAVLTRCHLNRLTHIDRATGERVRRYEHGRPGDLIHVDVKKLGRVPDGGGHRYVGRAQGGQNRIATVKAGHATRNSTHAPRLGTCYLHTVIDDHSRVAYVEAHDDEKKETAAAVLRNAVAWFAARGVSVQRVLSDNGSAYKSHHWRDTCAELGIVHKRTRPYRPQTNGKIERFHRTLADGWAFAKFYDSEDARLAALAPWIHQYNHHRPHSAIGRVAPITRLDNLAGHHN from the coding sequence ATGGCCCACGCTACCCACTCGAACGCCGCGCTCACAGTCCGCGCCCGCCTACGCCTGGCCCGCCTCATCATCGACGACGAATGGCCCATCGCCCGCGCAGCAGAACGCTACGACGTGTCCTGGAAGACCGCCGCGAAATGGGCCCGCCGCTACGAAGCTGAAGGCGCCGACGGTCTCCTGGATCGTTCCAGCCGCCCCCACCACCAACCGAACAAGACGCCACCACACGTGGTCCGCAAGATCGTCAAGACCCGGCTGCGTCAACGCCTCGGACCCATCGAAATCGGCGCGAAACTGGGCCTGCCCGCCTCAACCGTGCACGCCGTCCTGACACGCTGCCACCTCAATAGGCTCACCCACATCGACCGCGCCACCGGCGAACGAGTACGCCGCTACGAACACGGGCGCCCCGGCGATCTCATCCACGTCGACGTGAAGAAACTCGGGCGCGTGCCCGACGGCGGCGGCCACCGCTACGTCGGACGCGCCCAAGGCGGGCAGAACCGCATCGCCACAGTCAAAGCCGGCCACGCCACCCGTAACAGCACCCACGCACCCCGCCTGGGAACGTGCTACCTGCACACCGTCATCGACGACCACTCCCGCGTCGCGTACGTCGAAGCCCACGACGATGAGAAGAAAGAAACCGCAGCGGCCGTGCTGCGCAACGCTGTCGCATGGTTCGCTGCGCGCGGCGTCAGCGTCCAACGCGTGCTGAGTGACAACGGCTCAGCGTACAAGAGCCACCACTGGCGTGACACCTGCGCCGAACTTGGCATCGTGCACAAGCGCACCCGCCCGTACCGTCCACAGACGAACGGCAAGATCGAACGCTTCCACCGCACCCTGGCCGACGGGTGGGCCTTCGCGAAGTTCTACGACAGCGAAGACGCCCGGCTCGCGGCGCTGGCACCATGGATCCACCAGTACAACCACCACCGGCCCCACTCAGCCATCGGCAGAGTCGCGCCCATCACCCGGTTGGACAACCTGGCTGGTCATCACAACTAG
- a CDS encoding nitroreductase family protein produces MSSELLPVLRERWSPRAFDPAHHLSDQDADVLLEAARWAPSAGNSQPWAFHVARRNTPEWRALTEHLAGSSRPWASQASALVVNLSHVYVEDTDWEFSEFSIYDLGQAVAHMTIQAHSMGLSCRQFRAFDKDAVGRLLEVPPHWDVVTMTAIGRAPSEAERGPRASQRETAIAWPRS; encoded by the coding sequence GTGTCCAGCGAACTGCTACCAGTCCTGCGCGAACGATGGAGCCCTCGCGCTTTCGATCCTGCACACCACCTCAGTGACCAAGACGCTGACGTACTCCTGGAGGCTGCGCGATGGGCGCCCTCCGCAGGCAACTCCCAACCCTGGGCGTTTCATGTTGCACGGCGCAACACCCCCGAATGGCGTGCGCTGACGGAACATCTCGCGGGCAGCTCCCGCCCGTGGGCGTCCCAGGCCAGCGCTCTAGTGGTGAACCTCAGCCACGTTTACGTCGAAGACACCGACTGGGAGTTTAGCGAGTTCTCGATCTACGACCTGGGTCAGGCAGTAGCTCACATGACCATCCAGGCGCACTCGATGGGCCTTTCCTGCCGACAATTCCGGGCCTTCGACAAAGACGCCGTCGGCCGGCTACTTGAGGTGCCGCCTCACTGGGACGTCGTCACGATGACCGCCATTGGCCGCGCACCCAGCGAAGCGGAACGCGGCCCGCGCGCCAGCCAACGAGAAACCGCCATCGCTTGGCCAAGATCCTGA
- a CDS encoding IS3 family transposase (programmed frameshift), producing the protein MPKKYDQQLREHAVRMVLDKRSAEACSQRVAMDAVGASLGIAPATIRNWMPRAGEQPAMVGAAAPRESLEEENRRLRRELAETRRANEILKKASGFFRSGTRPPHDEMIRFIDEHKGQFGVESICRVLGAMECGFITSRGYRAAKARPRCARAIRDEVLIDEIRRVHQQNYGVYGQRKMWHAMRREGWMIGRDQTARLMKVAGLHGVRRGRRPFTTVASKLPDHRPDLVERDFHAMAPNELWVADITYVRTVGGFAYTAFITDACTRKIVGWSVASSLTTQALPLIALQQAITTTPAARQGGRLVHHSDRGVQYVSLAYTDTLAEHGVAPSVGTVGDSYDNALAETVNGLYKAELIYSRTTWPSTSAVELATLEWVSWWNHQRLHEALGYRTPVEVEAAYDQSHTSTLVTT; encoded by the exons ATGCCCAAGAAGTACGACCAGCAGTTGCGTGAGCACGCCGTCAGGATGGTGCTCGACAAGCGCTCCGCCGAAGCATGCTCACAGCGCGTCGCGATGGACGCCGTCGGAGCCTCGCTCGGCATCGCGCCGGCGACCATCCGTAACTGGATGCCCCGTGCTGGCGAACAACCAGCCATGGTGGGCGCGGCAGCGCCACGTGAGTCCCTGGAGGAAGAGAACCGGCGCCTTCGCCGCGAACTTGCAGAGACACGGCGCGCGAACGAGATCTTGAAGAAAGCATCGG GCTTTTTTCGCAGCGGAACTCGACCGCCCCACGACGAAATGATCCGGTTCATCGACGAACACAAGGGTCAGTTCGGGGTCGAGTCCATCTGTCGCGTGCTGGGCGCGATGGAGTGTGGGTTCATCACGTCGCGCGGCTACCGGGCAGCGAAAGCCCGCCCGCGCTGCGCCCGGGCAATCCGTGACGAGGTACTCATCGACGAGATCCGGCGCGTTCACCAGCAGAATTACGGCGTGTACGGCCAGCGCAAGATGTGGCACGCGATGCGCCGCGAAGGCTGGATGATCGGACGCGATCAGACCGCCCGGCTCATGAAAGTCGCTGGGCTGCACGGTGTTCGGCGCGGGCGTCGCCCGTTCACGACCGTCGCGTCGAAGCTGCCCGATCACCGCCCGGACCTGGTCGAGCGTGACTTCCACGCGATGGCGCCGAACGAGCTGTGGGTTGCGGACATCACGTACGTGCGCACCGTCGGTGGGTTCGCGTACACGGCGTTCATCACCGATGCGTGCACGCGCAAGATCGTGGGCTGGTCGGTCGCGTCATCGCTGACGACGCAGGCATTGCCGCTGATCGCGTTGCAGCAGGCGATCACCACGACCCCGGCGGCGCGTCAGGGCGGGCGGCTCGTGCACCACAGCGACCGCGGAGTCCAGTACGTTTCGCTGGCGTACACCGACACGTTGGCCGAGCACGGCGTTGCGCCTTCCGTTGGGACAGTGGGCGATTCGTACGATAACGCCTTGGCTGAGACGGTGAACGGCTTGTACAAGGCCGAGCTGATCTACTCGCGCACGACGTGGCCGTCGACGTCGGCGGTTGAGTTGGCGACGTTGGAGTGGGTGAGCTGGTGGAACCACCAGCGCCTGCACGAAGCCCTCGGCTACCGCACCCCAGTCGAGGTCGAAGCGGCTTACGATCAATCCCACACGAGCACCCTCGTCACCACATAA
- a CDS encoding IS256 family transposase — protein MTAPHIVDPAGLLSEALTDASPDLMRSLLQSIINALLSADADAVVGAEWGRPSPDRTAQRNGYRHRDLDTRVGTIDVAIPKLRSGTYFPDWLLERRKRAESALITVVADCYLAGVSTRRMDKLVKTLGINSLSKSQVSRMAADLDQIVAEFRHRPLGKAGPFTFVAADALTMKVREGGRVVSAVVLVATGVNADGRREVLGLQVATSETGPAWNTFLADLVARGLTGVRLVTSDAHPGLKDAIAANLPGAAWQRCRTHYAANLMSVTPKNMWPAVKAMLHSVYDQPDAPAVAAQFDRLIDYVDDRLPDVAEHLGAAREDILAFTGFPEGLWQQIWSNNPNERLNREIRRRTDSVGIFPTRDAITRLVGAVLAEQTDEWAEGRRYLGLDILAKSRLTIVTNDDTLEKEELPAL, from the coding sequence ATGACCGCTCCACATATTGTCGACCCTGCTGGCCTGCTCAGCGAAGCCCTTACCGATGCCAGTCCGGACCTGATGCGGTCGTTGCTGCAGTCGATCATCAACGCGTTGCTCTCGGCCGACGCTGACGCTGTGGTTGGTGCCGAGTGGGGTCGTCCCTCGCCGGACCGGACGGCCCAGCGCAACGGCTACCGGCACCGCGATCTGGACACCAGGGTCGGCACGATCGATGTTGCGATCCCGAAACTGCGTTCGGGAACCTACTTCCCCGACTGGCTCCTGGAGCGCAGGAAGCGAGCCGAGTCCGCACTGATCACCGTGGTCGCGGACTGCTACCTCGCCGGCGTCTCGACCCGGCGGATGGACAAGCTGGTCAAGACGCTCGGCATCAACTCGCTGTCGAAGTCCCAGGTGAGCCGGATGGCTGCCGATCTGGACCAGATCGTTGCTGAGTTCCGCCACCGTCCATTGGGTAAGGCGGGGCCGTTCACGTTCGTCGCCGCTGACGCGCTCACGATGAAGGTCCGCGAAGGCGGCCGAGTCGTCTCGGCCGTCGTGTTGGTCGCGACCGGCGTGAACGCTGACGGCAGGCGTGAGGTCCTCGGGCTCCAAGTCGCCACGAGTGAGACCGGACCGGCCTGGAACACGTTCCTGGCCGACCTCGTCGCCCGCGGGCTGACCGGAGTCCGACTCGTCACCAGCGACGCCCACCCCGGGTTGAAGGACGCGATCGCCGCGAACCTGCCCGGAGCGGCTTGGCAGCGTTGCCGCACCCACTACGCCGCGAACCTGATGTCCGTGACACCCAAGAACATGTGGCCCGCGGTCAAAGCAATGCTCCACAGCGTCTATGACCAGCCAGACGCCCCAGCAGTGGCTGCCCAGTTCGACCGGCTCATCGACTACGTCGACGACCGCCTGCCCGACGTCGCCGAACACCTCGGAGCAGCTCGTGAAGACATCCTTGCCTTCACCGGCTTCCCCGAAGGGCTCTGGCAGCAGATCTGGTCCAACAACCCGAACGAGCGGTTGAACCGCGAGATCCGCCGCCGCACCGACAGCGTCGGCATCTTCCCCACCCGCGACGCGATCACCCGCCTCGTCGGAGCCGTGCTCGCCGAGCAGACCGACGAATGGGCCGAAGGCCGCCGCTACCTCGGCTTGGACATCCTCGCCAAGTCCCGCCTCACCATCGTCACCAACGACGACACCCTCGAGAAGGAGGAACTGCCCGCACTCTGA